Proteins from a single region of Halococcus salifodinae DSM 8989:
- a CDS encoding SDR family NAD(P)-dependent oxidoreductase — protein MTSEATPAVGVEDRSAVVIGGTTGIGRAIALAFAETGADVIATSRSEDSVESVAAELRERGATTTEVTCDVRNRESIERLCEVAEDTFGSVNLLVNSAGSVAQASVVEMTEEEWERDIDVCLTGVFHACQVFGRAMTEGSIVNVSSMSAGQAREERPAYCAAKSGVNGLTRAAAADLAPEIRVNAIAPGFVKTPLAGEKLEDGSEFRETVDERTPMGRVAAPEEIAGSVIHLTSDTASFTTGQVLTVDGGYDISAQ, from the coding sequence ATGACCAGTGAAGCGACACCAGCAGTAGGCGTTGAGGACAGATCCGCGGTCGTCATCGGCGGGACAACCGGGATCGGACGAGCGATCGCTCTCGCATTCGCCGAGACGGGCGCGGACGTAATCGCGACTAGCCGTTCCGAAGACTCGGTCGAGAGCGTGGCGGCGGAATTACGGGAGCGGGGAGCGACGACAACTGAAGTCACCTGTGACGTTCGCAACCGAGAGTCGATCGAACGACTCTGCGAGGTTGCCGAGGACACGTTCGGATCGGTTAACCTCCTCGTTAACTCGGCCGGCTCGGTCGCGCAGGCGTCGGTCGTTGAGATGACTGAGGAGGAGTGGGAGCGTGACATCGACGTGTGTCTCACTGGTGTGTTTCACGCGTGCCAGGTGTTCGGTCGGGCGATGACAGAGGGAAGCATCGTCAACGTTTCCTCAATGTCTGCTGGACAAGCGCGTGAAGAGCGGCCCGCATACTGCGCCGCGAAAAGTGGCGTCAACGGACTCACCCGCGCCGCCGCCGCGGATCTTGCTCCGGAGATCCGCGTCAACGCCATCGCGCCAGGGTTCGTCAAGACGCCGCTCGCAGGGGAGAAGCTCGAAGACGGTTCCGAGTTCCGCGAGACCGTTGATGAACGAACACCGATGGGCCGTGTCGCGGCCCCTGAGGAGATCGCCGGTTCGGTCATTCACCTCACGAGCGACACCGCATCGTTCACTACCGGACAGGTACTGACCGTGGACGGTGGGTACGATATTAGTGCACAGTAA
- a CDS encoding DDE-type integrase/transposase/recombinase yields the protein MLEELQVEVTNCSDVPSLDADRTSTPAWLIRLACAAHAAAASLAECCDLCKWFGVSRTRAAIHHWYQSYADHYDQDFTAEPDRVAVDEKQIQLENEQKVWLYAAIDVDSKVVLGARLSQNRGTEPATMFLRELKEEHRVADAEFLVDGMGYLTTLAKTDLLGDLNYSERNIVEKLFQTYTMRVGQFHETWNGSQLSAERWLTAYTAYYNHLRSHQALENQPPIEALERESSI from the coding sequence ATGCTCGAAGAACTCCAGGTGGAGGTCACGAACTGCTCGGATGTACCGTCTTTGGACGCGGATCGGACAAGCACGCCAGCCTGGTTGATCAGGCTGGCGTGCGCTGCTCACGCCGCTGCAGCGTCGCTGGCGGAGTGCTGCGACCTCTGCAAGTGGTTCGGCGTCAGCCGAACCCGAGCCGCCATCCACCACTGGTACCAGTCTTACGCCGACCACTACGATCAGGACTTCACCGCCGAACCTGATCGCGTCGCCGTCGACGAGAAACAGATCCAGCTCGAAAACGAGCAGAAGGTCTGGCTCTACGCCGCTATCGACGTCGATTCGAAAGTCGTGCTCGGAGCACGACTTTCTCAGAACCGCGGAACCGAGCCTGCAACCATGTTCCTCCGCGAACTCAAAGAGGAACACCGCGTCGCCGACGCGGAGTTCCTCGTCGACGGCATGGGCTACCTGACGACGCTGGCCAAAACCGACCTTCTCGGCGATCTCAACTACTCCGAGCGCAACATCGTCGAGAAACTATTTCAGACCTACACCATGCGCGTCGGCCAATTCCACGAGACATGGAACGGCAGTCAGCTCAGCGCAGAGCGGTGGCTGACTGCCTACACCGCCTACTACAACCATCTCCGGAGCCACCAAGCGTTGGAGAATCAACCGCCGATCGAAGCACTCGAACGGGAGAGTTCAATCTAG
- a CDS encoding ISH6 family transposase, which translates to MHAEINVRFELSIDDDKTIPLAALAEFVTDQNIESVLLEELVESLDAARVEALCGEKYAHGNGDQRFQRRGTDPRTAVTTAGEHEFDLHYVEDTAAGHDEPSYLRPVEDVIDFDGQNRYQQDIAAKSVDLATSLSYRDAADHGDGFVSMPSPDTINRRAKEYGSKLKQFLPDCVAGTDADAIIADGTKCHSQDEDRSYHSVQATLGEDTAGDSRSLLDLSINADWDETAAALDDIDAVTDDAAVVSDADDSIVTAFTDETREHQLDLVHVGRTLGYNLWDDGVFSLERRTEIVTEVIDEVFHLKNSVAKHRPEEEFAAIRERIARTTKRIEKTAWQLSQFGSRKAAGYLRRWLPSIVMFAEQALEGFEVPWTSNPVERAMGEVAKRCKNQWMSWTEAGLEALLQLRLVKYANPGHYRTFFDELLNRSTKTTMSCDLTVEATRGKV; encoded by the coding sequence ATGCACGCTGAAATCAACGTGCGGTTCGAACTCAGTATCGACGACGACAAAACCATACCGCTCGCCGCACTCGCCGAGTTCGTCACCGACCAGAACATCGAATCGGTACTTCTCGAAGAACTGGTCGAGAGCCTCGACGCGGCTCGCGTCGAGGCGCTCTGTGGCGAAAAATACGCCCACGGCAACGGTGACCAGCGTTTCCAGCGCCGCGGCACCGACCCCCGCACAGCCGTTACAACCGCCGGCGAACACGAGTTCGACCTCCACTACGTCGAAGATACAGCCGCTGGCCACGACGAACCGAGCTATCTTCGGCCCGTCGAAGACGTCATCGACTTCGACGGGCAGAATCGCTATCAACAGGATATCGCGGCCAAGAGCGTCGATCTCGCTACTTCTCTCAGCTATCGAGATGCCGCCGATCACGGCGACGGCTTCGTTTCGATGCCGTCGCCAGACACCATCAACCGCCGTGCCAAAGAATACGGCAGCAAACTCAAGCAGTTCCTTCCTGACTGTGTTGCGGGAACGGACGCTGATGCTATCATCGCCGACGGAACGAAGTGTCACAGCCAAGACGAAGACCGCTCATACCACTCCGTTCAAGCAACGCTTGGCGAGGATACTGCCGGGGACTCGCGGTCTCTGCTGGATCTGTCGATCAACGCCGACTGGGATGAGACAGCAGCCGCTCTCGACGATATCGATGCAGTCACTGACGACGCTGCGGTCGTCAGTGACGCTGATGACAGTATCGTCACGGCGTTTACCGACGAAACCCGCGAGCATCAGCTCGACCTCGTCCACGTCGGCCGGACGCTAGGCTACAATCTCTGGGATGACGGCGTGTTCTCCTTGGAGCGGCGCACCGAGATCGTTACAGAGGTGATCGACGAGGTGTTCCATCTGAAGAATTCGGTTGCCAAGCACCGACCTGAAGAGGAGTTCGCGGCGATCCGCGAACGGATCGCGCGAACGACCAAGCGCATTGAGAAGACAGCGTGGCAACTCTCACAGTTCGGTTCGAGGAAGGCTGCGGGGTATCTCCGGCGGTGGTTGCCGTCGATAGTGATGTTCGCCGAGCAGGCTCTTGAGGGGTTCGAGGTGCCGTGGACCTCGAACCCCGTGGAACGAGCGATGGGAGAAGTTGCCAAGCGCTGCAAGAACCAGTGGATGAGCTGGACAGAGGCCGGATTAGAAGCATTGCTCCAACTTAGACTCGTGAAGTACGCCAATCCAGGCCACTACCGAACATTCTTCGACGAACTCCTCAACCGATCAACCAAAACAACCATGAGCTGTGACCTCACAGTCGAGGCTACCAGAGGCAAAGTCTAG
- a CDS encoding IS5 family transposase codes for MRHDQQVVANPDEPAAPFGVGGFAEWAMLTLHALRIELGKSYRQTIDLLSEMPGILEEIGLTRLPHYTALRDWFETISMACWRAFLGASAEKRTGHAAVDATGFDRDQPSRHYVQRAHYRVRSLKVTTLVDVETLYVTDVHCTTTKEHDAKIGPQVARRNAGDLLSLAADKGYDAKAFRDELRENGVRPLIKHRLHNSPDYAHNARMDSDSYNRRWMVETAFSAIKRTLGSAVRARSWHLEFREMILKCAVYNLRRTVRYP; via the coding sequence TTGCGACACGACCAACAAGTTGTCGCTAACCCCGACGAACCCGCCGCCCCGTTCGGGGTCGGCGGGTTCGCCGAATGGGCGATGCTCACCCTCCATGCTCTGCGGATTGAACTCGGGAAATCTTACCGCCAAACAATCGATCTCCTCAGCGAGATGCCGGGCATTCTCGAAGAGATCGGTTTGACGCGGTTGCCGCACTACACAGCCCTCCGCGACTGGTTCGAGACCATCTCGATGGCTTGCTGGCGTGCGTTTCTCGGCGCGTCAGCCGAGAAACGCACTGGCCATGCTGCGGTCGATGCAACCGGCTTCGACCGCGATCAGCCCAGCCGCCACTACGTTCAGCGAGCGCACTACCGCGTCCGCTCGCTGAAGGTCACGACCCTCGTCGACGTCGAGACGCTCTACGTCACCGACGTTCACTGCACTACCACGAAGGAACACGACGCGAAGATCGGCCCGCAGGTCGCCCGGCGCAACGCCGGCGACCTGCTCAGTCTGGCTGCAGACAAAGGCTACGACGCGAAAGCTTTCCGGGACGAACTCCGCGAGAACGGAGTTCGTCCACTCATCAAGCATCGGCTGCACAACTCGCCCGATTACGCTCACAACGCCCGCATGGACTCGGACAGCTACAATCGCCGCTGGATGGTTGAAACGGCGTTTTCGGCGATCAAGCGCACGCTCGGCTCCGCCGTGCGTGCGCGGAGCTGGCATCTGGAGTTTCGAGAAATGATCCTGAAGTGTGCCGTCTACAACCTTCGTCGAACAGTTAGATATCCGTAG